The sequence below is a genomic window from Halosolutus gelatinilyticus.
ATCGGGCGTGGCACGACGACGAGCGCGTCCAGCGCGCGATCGGGATCGCGATCGCCCTGATCGCGCCGCTGGTCCCCGCGGGCGCCGCGGGCGGCGTCGTCCTCGCGGCGGCGATCGCAGATCCGACCGCGGGCGCGGTCGCCGCGGGACTCGTCCTCTACCTGACGAGCAGCCTGCGAGCGCTGCTCGAACTCACCGAGGAGGTCGTCGTCGCGACCGCGACCGACCTCGAGACGGCCCGAGAGCGAGTTCGCGGCCTCGTCGGCCGGGACGCGTCGGCGCTGTCGGCGGCCGAGATCCGCAGCGCGGCGATCGAGAGCGCCGGCGAGAACCTCGCGGACGGGCTGGTCGCGACCCTGCTCCCGTTCGCCGTCCTCGCCCCGATATCGTTGCCGGCCGCGGCCGCCGCCGCCGCGTGGGTGAAGGGCGTCAACACGCTGGACTCGATGCTCGGCTACCCCTCGAAGCCGATCGGGACCGGAAGCGCCCGCCTCGACGACGCGGTCATGTGGCTCCCCGCCCGGGTCGCCGCGGTCGCGATCGCCGTCGCCGCGGCCGACCCCGCGGCGCTCGTTCGCGCGAGCGAGTGGGCGCGAGCGCCGCCGTCGCCCAACTCCGGGTGGCCGATGGCGACGCTCGCCTGCGCGCTCGCGGTGCGACTGCACAAGCCCGACGTCTACGACCTCAACCCCGATCGGCCGCTGCCGACGATCGACGACGGCGAACGGGCCGTCGCGCTCGTGGGGGTGGCGGCCATCGCGGCGGTCGCGATCGGCGTCGCTCTCGCGATCGGCGTCGCCCTCGCGATCGACGGCCGGTCACCCGCGTGGATCCAGTCCGCCGCTCGGCCGGAGGTGGCGCGGCGACCGTGATTCGACGCTGGCTCGGCGCCGTACGCGGGGCGACCGGCTTCCTGACGCGACTCCCCGTTCCCTACCGCGAGGGCGACTGGGAAGCGTTCCGCGAGACTCCAGTCGCGTTTCCGATCGTCGGGTTCGTCGCGGGTGCGATCGCCGCGGTCCCGTTCCTGGCCGCGGAGACGCTGTCCGCGGCGACCGTCGCGCTGGGATACGTCCTCGCGGTCTACGCCGTGACGGGGATCCACCACCTCGACGGCGTCGCGGACCTCGGCGACGCGCTCGTCGTCCACGGGGACGTCGATCGGCGCCGCGAGGTGCTGAAGGACACGACGACCGGCGTCGGCGCGCTGCTCGCCGTCTCGCTGACGATCGTCGCGCTCGCGCTCGCGGGGCTCGGCCTCGCCGGCCTCCCCGTCCGCGCGGCGGTCGGGACCGCGCTCGCGGCCGAGGTGGGGACGAAACTCGGGACGGCCGCGCTGGCCTGTTTCGGGACCGCGGGCTACGAGGGGATGGGGCGACAGTTTACCGCGGCCGTTTCCTCCGGATCGTTCGTCGCGCCCGCGATCGTCGCCCTGCCGGCGATTGCGCTCACGTGGCCGCATCCGGCGGCCGCGATCGCGCTGGGCGGCGCCGTCGCGGGGATCGGCGCGCCCTGGACGTGGGCGAACCGAAATCTCGGGGGGATCAGCGGTGACATCTTCGGCGCGGCCAACGAGATCGGGCGCGTCGCGGGCGCGCACGCGGGGGTGATCGCGTGGACGCTGTTGTGATGTGCGGCGGCGCGGGTACGCGCCTCGAAAGCTCCCACGAGAAGCCGCTGCACCCGATCGACGGCGTCCCCATGATCGATCGGGTCCTGGCGGCGCTCGCGGAGAGCCGCGCGGAAACCGTGTACGCCGCCGTCTCGCCGAACGCGCCGGAGACGCGGGCCCGTGTCGATAGCGGGGCCGCGGTCCCGGCTCCCGTCCCGACGATCGAGACGCCCGGCGACGGGTACGTCGACGACCTCCTGACGGTCCTCGATCGGCCGGCGATCGAGCCGCCGGTCCTCACCGTCGCGGCGGACCTGCCGCTGCTCGCGGCACCGGTGATCGATCGCGCGCTCGACCGCCACGGAGACGGGCGCGACGGGGGCGCATACGCGCCGTCTCTGACCGTCTCCGTCCCTGTCGCGCTCAAGCGTCGACTCGGCGTCAGCGTCGATTCTCGCCTGGAACCCGAAACCCACCTCGTGCCGACCGGGGTCAACGTCGTCGGCAGTACTGATCGAACCATGACGCACGCCTCTTACGACCCACGGCTCGCAGTGAACGTGAACCGACGAACGGACGCCGCCGTCGCGGCCGCCCTCGCTCGCGGCGACGCGATCGACCCGGCTCGCGGAGGTGACGATCGGTGCGCGTGATCCTCCCCGCGGGAACGACCGAGACGGCGCTGATCGACGGCATCAGTGCCGCCGGCGCCGCCCCGGAACTGATGGAACACACGCCCTCGGCGGACGTCGAGATCCTCGTCTACGGGGAGCCGACGGCCGCGCCCGTCACCCCCGTGAGTCCGAACGGCTGCCCGACACCGGCGGCGATCACGCGCGCCGTCCGCGAGGCGGTCGGCTTCGACGTCACCGTTATCGACGCGGGCCTGGCGAAGCCGACGGCCGCGCCGACGGTCGACCTCGGCGTCGCGCCTGGGGCCGACGTTCGCGAGGAGACGGCCGTTACCGACGCGGCCGTGGTTTACGATCGAGCGCGCGGCTACGGATCGCGCCTCCCGGACGACGAGGTCGTGGTCGGCGAGACGGTTCCCGGCGGAACCACGACCGCGCTCGGCGTTCTCACCGCGCTCGGCGAACCGGCGGGCGTCTCGTCGTCGCTGCCCGAGAACCCGATCGAACGCAAGCGGCGGGTCGTCGACGAGGCGCTCGCGGCGAGCGACCTCGAGCCGGGCGCGTGCGACGGAGCGCCGATCGGCGCGATCGAAGCGGTCGGCGATCCCGTCCAGCCGACCGCGATGGGGATCGCGGCCGGCGCGCTCGAGTCCGGCGCCGACGTGACCCTCGCCGGCGGCACCCAGATGGTTGCCGTCGCCGCCCTGCTGCGCCACGCCGGGATCGACGCGCCGCTGTCGATCGCGACCACGTCCTTCGTCGCGGACGAGCGGGGCGACGACCTCGCGGCGGCCTGCGATCGGCTCGACTGCGACCTCGTCGTGACCGACCCCGGCTTCGACGGTCGCGATCACGTCGCGATGCGGCGCTACGGCGCGGGCGAAGCCAAGGAAGGGGTCGCGATGGGCGGCGCGCTCTCGCTCGTTCCCGAGGGTGGGATGGGCGCGGTCAGGGACCGCGTCGAGACCGTGTGCGCGCGACTCGGAATCGACTCCGAGGGAGCGGCGGACGCGAACCCGGAGGCCGATCGTGGATCCTGACGCGATCCGGGCCGTCGAGCGCGTTCCCCACGGCGGCGAGCCCGATCGGGACCTGCTCGACTTCTCGGCGAACACGAACCCCGAGACGCCCGACGGCGTCGGGGACGTCTACGCGGCGGCGCTCGACGCCTCCCGGCGCTACCCCGACGACGACTACGCGGCGTTCCGCGAGGCCGCGGCCGCGTTCGTCGGCTGCGATCCCGATCGGGTGATCCCGACTCCCGGCGGTCTGGCGGCGATCAGGCTGGCCCTGGAGAGCGTCCTCGGGCCCGGCGATCGAGCGCTCGTGCCGTACCCGAGTTTCGGCGAGTACGCCCGCGAAGTCCGCCTCCAGGGAGCGACGCCGCTGTTCGTCCACCACGAGGACGCGCTGGCGACGGGGCGCGACGTCCTCGACGACTGCGCGGCGGCGATCGTCTGCACGCCGAACAACCCCACCGGCGAGGCGGCCGACCCCGACGCGCTGGCGGCCTTCGCCGATCGCTGCGGGGAGTCGGAAACGGCGCTGCTGGTCGACGAGGCGTTTCTCGGGTTCACCGACCTGCCGTCGGCGGCCCGTCTCGACGCGCCGAACGTGATCGTCGCCCGATCGCTCACCAAGCTGTTCGGCTTGCCGGGGCTCCGCGCGGGATTCGCCGTCACGTCGGGCGATCGCCGTGACGCGCTCGAGACCGGCCGTCGGGCGTGGTCGCTGGGAACCCCCGCGGCCCGCGTCGGCGCGTACTGTCTCCGGCAGGGGGCGTTCGTCCGGGAGACCCGCGAGCGGGTCGCAAGCGAGCGCAGTCGGCTGCGAGCGGCGCTCGAACGAGCGTTCGACGTTCGCCCGTCGGACGCGCCGTACCTCCTGTGCGACGTCGGCGATCGCGACGTCTCGACCGCGATCGCGTGGGCGCGCGACGCGGGGGTCGCGATCCGCGACGCGACGACGTTCCGGGGGCTCGACTCGCACGTCCGCGTCGCGGTCAAGGACGGCGACGCGAACGATCGACTGCTCGCCGCGCTCGGCCTCGACGACCATGCCCGAGGAGGCTGACGGCGACCGGGTGCCGGCGGTAACCGAGGACGCGTACGAGGCGTGTTGTCGCGCCGGCGTCCTCCGGGTTCGTCGCCCCGGAACGGAGTGGCTGTCGACCGGGTGGAGCGGCGGCCGCATCGCCGCCGACGCCGCGTACAACGTCTCGGTTCCGGACGGCTGGGGCGAAACGGATCTCGGTGTTTACGCGGCCGATCGGCTCTCGGGCGCCGGATTCGACGACGCGGACGGCGGGCCCGCGTTGTTCACCGGCGTCGACGTCGCCGACGCCCGCGGCGCGCGCTGCGGTCCCGTCACGGCCTACGCGACGGCCGGACTCTCGAACCCGGCGGCGCTGCCGATCGAGCCGTCGGACGGGACGGCCCTCGACCGCGCTATCGAGGCGGACGAAACCGATCCGACGGTGGGGACCGTCAACGTCCTCGTCGGCGCGACCCGGTCGCTGGCCGACGGCGCGCTCGCCAACGTGATCGCGGTGGCCGCGGAGGCGAAGGCGGCGACGCTGCTCGCTGAGACCGGGTTTCCCGGGACGACGACGGACGCGATCGTCGTCGGTCACGATCCGACGGGGGAGCGCGCCGCGTTCTCGGGAAGCGCCACCGAAGTCGGCGCGGCGACCCGCGCCTGCGTCCGCGACGCCGTCCGAACGTCGCTGCGAGCGCACTACGCCGGAGCCGACGCGGACCCGCCGGCATCGGTCGCGAACGCGGGCTACGGCGTCACGACCGACGTCCGGACCGAGGTGTTCCGACCCCCGATCGAGGAGGCGGGCGATCGGTAAGCCGGTCGCGACCCTGCGGCGAGGAGCGCCTCGCGACCTGGGCGACCACCGTAGCTAACCTCCTGCGAGCCCTAGGGCCACGGGATGGCCGAGGACGATCCGACGGCGATCCGTTCGCTCGCAGTATCCCCTGACGACGCCGTAAACGCGTACGTATACGGCCGGGAGAACCCCGGCGACGCCGTTCTTCGAGTGACGCCCCCGTTTCACGGCCGGATGCGGGCTCGGATTCACGTCTATCGCGTCGACGACGCCGAACTGACCGGCGCGGTTCACGTCTCCCCCGAAGCCGTCATCGCGGACGACGTCGTGGCGGCGTACCCTCGGTTCGAGGAGACGCTCGAAGCCGAGGACGAGGACGCCGAACGCATCCGAGAGCGGTACGCGCAGGCGATCGAGGCGTGGCGGGCCCGCGCCCGCGAATCGATCGTCGACGTCGTGACGATCCAAGCCGACGGTGCCACCCACCAGGTCGAGGTCAAGCCGCTCGGCTAGATCGTCACGGCAGATCGGGGACGGACGCTGAGAGGTCGGCGCCAGACCGGGTCAGTCCAGTACTTTCACTTTCACTCCGGACGGATCGGTTTGACGTACTGTCGCTCCGAGTGAACGGTATGGCACTGATCGTGGACGGAACCGGCGAGCGCCGATCGACGGACGAACGAGTGACGGCGGACAGCGGACGCCAACAGCGGCGGATCGACGTCACTGACCTGCACGCGGCGGGCATCGAGTCGTTCGTCCGATCGAACGTCGATACCGATCGAGTATCGCTCGAACAGCGCGGTGCGCGGACGTATCTCGTCCTGGAGGAGTAGCAGCAACTGGCGTGACCGGACCGTACGGACGCGAACCGATGCCGCGACGCCGATTCCCGCCGCGTTCGTCGCGAACCCGATCCCCGAAGTGGCGACGCTACACCTTCGAGATGTCGCCGGCGTCCTCGGCGGCCTCGCGAACCGACTCGACGGTCGCGTTCGCCGAGGTCGCCGCGACGGCGGCGTTGAGCGCTCCCTCCAGCACCGGCGCGTCGGCGATGACCGCGTCGACGTCCGTTTCCTCGATCGCGAGTTCGGCGTTCATGACGGCGCTGCCGAGATCGACGAGGACGACGACGCCGTCGCGGTCGGCAGCCCCGTCCTCAGCGTCGCCGGCGCCGTCACCGCTGGCGAGCCGTTCGATCGCCTCGCGAATCGGCTCCGAGGTCGTGCCGATGCGGCCGTCCTCGGTGCCGCCGACGGCTTCGATACTGGCGTCGGCACCCATTTCCTGGGCGATCTCACGGATACCTTCGGCAGCCCGTTGGCTGTGCGAGACGATAACGATCCCGACCATCATTCGTCCCCGTCCGCACGGGCGTCTTCGATGTCGCCCTCCGGGTCGTCTACCGCCCCGGGATCGACGTTCGCTTCGGCGTCGATCTCGACCGTCGCATCGGCGTACTCCGTCGCTACGTCGAGCAGTTCCTCGAGCAGGTACAGC
It includes:
- a CDS encoding aminotransferase class I/II-fold pyridoxal phosphate-dependent enzyme — its product is MDPDAIRAVERVPHGGEPDRDLLDFSANTNPETPDGVGDVYAAALDASRRYPDDDYAAFREAAAAFVGCDPDRVIPTPGGLAAIRLALESVLGPGDRALVPYPSFGEYAREVRLQGATPLFVHHEDALATGRDVLDDCAAAIVCTPNNPTGEAADPDALAAFADRCGESETALLVDEAFLGFTDLPSAARLDAPNVIVARSLTKLFGLPGLRAGFAVTSGDRRDALETGRRAWSLGTPAARVGAYCLRQGAFVRETRERVASERSRLRAALERAFDVRPSDAPYLLCDVGDRDVSTAIAWARDAGVAIRDATTFRGLDSHVRVAVKDGDANDRLLAALGLDDHARGG
- the cobT gene encoding nicotinate mononucleotide-dependent phosphoribosyltransferase CobT, whose translation is MRVILPAGTTETALIDGISAAGAAPELMEHTPSADVEILVYGEPTAAPVTPVSPNGCPTPAAITRAVREAVGFDVTVIDAGLAKPTAAPTVDLGVAPGADVREETAVTDAAVVYDRARGYGSRLPDDEVVVGETVPGGTTTALGVLTALGEPAGVSSSLPENPIERKRRVVDEALAASDLEPGACDGAPIGAIEAVGDPVQPTAMGIAAGALESGADVTLAGGTQMVAVAALLRHAGIDAPLSIATTSFVADERGDDLAAACDRLDCDLVVTDPGFDGRDHVAMRRYGAGEAKEGVAMGGALSLVPEGGMGAVRDRVETVCARLGIDSEGAADANPEADRGS
- the cobS gene encoding adenosylcobinamide-GDP ribazoletransferase; the protein is MIRRWLGAVRGATGFLTRLPVPYREGDWEAFRETPVAFPIVGFVAGAIAAVPFLAAETLSAATVALGYVLAVYAVTGIHHLDGVADLGDALVVHGDVDRRREVLKDTTTGVGALLAVSLTIVALALAGLGLAGLPVRAAVGTALAAEVGTKLGTAALACFGTAGYEGMGRQFTAAVSSGSFVAPAIVALPAIALTWPHPAAAIALGGAVAGIGAPWTWANRNLGGISGDIFGAANEIGRVAGAHAGVIAWTLL
- a CDS encoding NTP transferase domain-containing protein, with the protein product MCGGAGTRLESSHEKPLHPIDGVPMIDRVLAALAESRAETVYAAVSPNAPETRARVDSGAAVPAPVPTIETPGDGYVDDLLTVLDRPAIEPPVLTVAADLPLLAAPVIDRALDRHGDGRDGGAYAPSLTVSVPVALKRRLGVSVDSRLEPETHLVPTGVNVVGSTDRTMTHASYDPRLAVNVNRRTDAAVAAALARGDAIDPARGGDDRCA
- the cbiB gene encoding adenosylcobinamide-phosphate synthase CbiB → MTIVTLAVVALAFSLDLLLGEPPNVAHPVAWFGRLVDALDRAWHDDERVQRAIGIAIALIAPLVPAGAAGGVVLAAAIADPTAGAVAAGLVLYLTSSLRALLELTEEVVVATATDLETARERVRGLVGRDASALSAAEIRSAAIESAGENLADGLVATLLPFAVLAPISLPAAAAAAAWVKGVNTLDSMLGYPSKPIGTGSARLDDAVMWLPARVAAVAIAVAAADPAALVRASEWARAPPSPNSGWPMATLACALAVRLHKPDVYDLNPDRPLPTIDDGERAVALVGVAAIAAVAIGVALAIGVALAIDGRSPAWIQSAARPEVARRP
- a CDS encoding PTS-dependent dihydroxyacetone kinase phosphotransferase subunit DhaM — encoded protein: MVGIVIVSHSQRAAEGIREIAQEMGADASIEAVGGTEDGRIGTTSEPIREAIERLASGDGAGDAEDGAADRDGVVVLVDLGSAVMNAELAIEETDVDAVIADAPVLEGALNAAVAATSANATVESVREAAEDAGDISKV
- a CDS encoding adenosylcobinamide amidohydrolase, coding for MPEEADGDRVPAVTEDAYEACCRAGVLRVRRPGTEWLSTGWSGGRIAADAAYNVSVPDGWGETDLGVYAADRLSGAGFDDADGGPALFTGVDVADARGARCGPVTAYATAGLSNPAALPIEPSDGTALDRAIEADETDPTVGTVNVLVGATRSLADGALANVIAVAAEAKAATLLAETGFPGTTTDAIVVGHDPTGERAAFSGSATEVGAATRACVRDAVRTSLRAHYAGADADPPASVANAGYGVTTDVRTEVFRPPIEEAGDR